In the genome of Stomoxys calcitrans chromosome 4, idStoCalc2.1, whole genome shotgun sequence, the window AATGACCTTTTCGAGATTTATCCTGTGTTTTTTACAGGTTTTATCATACAAAAATATATCCCATTTATgcagtatttatttttaaatcgcaAATAAGCCCGATTTtatggctgaataatcgataaaagtaccaaaatatgcaactattttgtgtgtatggatgtgtgtgatacgcacattcatgtatacgcatgtacgcacgtgtatgtcacttaaatccccaaaaacgcaGTGTTAGCGGAcaggatttttttatatttagttAAATCCATATCATAAAATTTCAGTGTGAACGTGCTATAAGAGCATTATAAAATAagttaataaaatgtttaaaaatccaAGTGATAAAAAGGAATATGAACtacgaaaataaaaaatccaTAGCACCTCCACCTTTTTCGTCCTCATCATTAGAAGTTAAATTAAAACTAGTTGTTGTATCGAAATTCATAAAATCTAGAAAATCGTTATTTGATGACGGGTTCTTATCATCACCATTCgatgcaaaatttaaactgcTATTTGGTCGATTTTTATTACGCGATACATTATTCTCAGTATTTGTAGTCTCAATTTTAACCGCATTAAGGTATGAACTAAAATCTTTGAATACGTCTTTTGAAGTAGATGAAGTATCAGATTCGGGTTCAGATAATTCAATTTGACTTGGTGATAAAAGTTCCTGGTAAAAGGATTGAGCAAAACTTTCGCCATCCTGTATAGTAGGGGGTGACATTATTTCTTCATCTGAGGAATGTTTAGTTTTATCTTCGTCTATTTTATAATCTAACTCCTTGAGTACATTTTCTTTACTTGCATCAGCTGCTTCATTATAAGCAAACTGCGAAGAAGGCTTTAGGACAACACACTCCAGAATATCTAATTTTGGTTTGTTCGAAGATAAATTTTCGGTATCTTTTAGAACAGGGGCCACTTCTTTTGTCTTGTTATTATCATTAGAAGGGGACATTTCTTCACTTTTATCATCTCCTTGAGAATGAGTTGGTTGTATAGGGGATTTTGACGCCATATTCTCcactatattttttttctgtttggtAACAGTTACATTTGTTGCACCTTCGTCTTTAGCTGATTCATCGTCAGATGATATCTGATAAATATCGGTTTCTAGCTCAATCTCCCCTAACTCCTTAAATAATTGATTAAGTTGAGGCATCACTACATCAATGTGAGTTTCAtctgaacttgaatcggatactGTTGTGTCCGTAGCAccgttatattcaaatttttccTCCAATGGCTTTTTAAATTGTACATGTTTGGTATGCTTTGTTGTAAAGGACTGGTTGATTTCCATTAAACTATCTTGGCTATTGCGTAAAATAGATTTAACCATTATGTTGGTGGTGTTTTCGATGACAGTAATTTCTGACTCCATTTCAAATTTAGTTAGATCGGTATTTATAGAATTCATAATCTCAGCAAAGGTTGGAAGTTTTGGATTATCATTTTTGAATGTTTGTAAATAGGGGGATGGTAATGACGATGTGCTATTTCTGGTGgtgcttttacatggcataagcACACCAAAATTCTGTAAATgtaaaacacaaaaatatgaaattggaAAAGGTTATTTTTGAACAGTATTAAATATTTGCTTACATTAATTTTGGCATTTTCTAATTTGCTCATcaattccaattttttctgctggagattttttagtttttcttcatatttctttaattgttgaaactaataggaaaatttttgatatcactATAGATTATCTTGGTATTTATTAACTTGTGAAATGTTACCTTCTGTTTTAAATCGTTCAAGTTTTTGCAGCTTTGAACTAAAGAAACTATTAATTTATTACTCTTTTCTTTGGCGTTATTCAAACGTTTTAAACCTTCTCGTGTACATTTCTCTAATGAGCTTTGAACTTTTTCCAACTCCTCTTTAGACTCTTTGTATGCTAATTGGGCTGTACGATATCTCTGAACAACATCCCGTTGTTCCATTTGTTCATATAATGGCGATAAAGACATTGTCATATCGTGTATTTGCTGCATTTCGTGTCGAAAGTTTTGTTCCATTTGCATATGATTGCATTGCAAGATCTTCATAAAATCTATTTGCATTATGTTAAAACGCAGAGCGACGCAATTGGTTGTTAGTTGAGAATAAGTTTGCTCGCATGGAGCTTCATTGGGGTTGTGATTAGGTGGTTCGATCATAGCTTTGACATTGAAAAGTTCAATTTGAAGACGAGTATTTTCACGTTCGCTTTCTGAAAAAGAAATAGTTGGAAAATTATTATAGGCACGGGAGTCCGGGGGCCCCGGCcctcttcaaaatatttttttctaaagctaaatTTAGAAAGCTTTTTATTTGCTAATAGGGCGACTACTTTTAAACTCCTTTTCCTTTGGTGTCAGCTAAATTTCTTTTTCAACCAGAACCCAAATGATCACCACCGTTTGTTACCATCATAAACATAACCTCAAATATCTCATTAAAATATTTCGGCTTCAACAACCATACTTACCTTTCAACTCATTTTGAAGTAATTGCTTTTCCTTGTGCAAACGTTCTGTTTCATTTAATATTTCCTCTATTTCTGGGTTTTCACCGCAAATCTTTTGTACGATTTCGATTAAAGTTAACCAGTGGCTCATTATTCTTAGCTGCTTCAATtccgaataaaaatttttaattaatatccAACTGACAATAACGGTCAAATGAAATAGAAAATGGGaaacacaaagaaaaaaaacaatgttgCTAATGTAGatgtttttttagttttcgtCTTTGTTGTAGACACATATTTGAATATTGAGGTAGCGATCTTTATCAAACTccaaaagtatttttttgtaCCGACAGAATATACTTTATATTAATATACTACAGAATATActttatatttatattaaacTAACATTAATTATTTTAAACTACCATTCTTGTGCTAAAAGCGTAAATATGGCGTTTATTTTTTTCTGGCAATTGTTCATGTGATAAGACGAACAGAGTACCTCAGGCGTAAGGCGTTTTTAATAAGGTGGGCGCATCAGCACACCTGATGGAACTGCAAATGTCAAAACCATTTTGTATTCGCCTTATAACATAAAACGTcagtttaatattaaaaaatattatgtatttaatattatatatttttaattttttttgtgttttgtttgattGTTCAATTAATTCCAACAATTTAATAGTTCGTGGAATATCTTACGTTATAATATTATGCGTGCAATACCTATgaacatatgagagctatttatATTTTGTCGATTAAGGATTGCAACCCAGCCTCAATTGCGATGCCAGCGTCTAAATGTCGTATTGtatatttaaacttttttaaaatttaattattagtTGGACGTTGACAACGCTGATACTGACTGAAAGTGACAAAAATGCCCAATTTTATACTCATTTTCAATTCATGTTTTTACCTCATTATAACATTATCATGGGCGTTGAAATAGaagcttaaaaacaaatttaactttaaagcctagtactgaaaACATTCGAAGTGAAAATGCCTGTTAAATCCGGCGCGGACTCATTCTTggccagaacacaaacaaaagtcaaacaacaacacacagcgtcgaagcagagttgattggtgcccatttTGAGCATTTAATTATATGGGCAATTAATTAAtgcgaaatttgtattggcgcagGACATGTCCCTAATATTTTGCTTATAGAATTCAGTAacacttctacggaatgtgtttgcattttcttcgtcaccatttttttataatggGTTTTGAGAGCACTAGTACTAggataaaattataaatcgatgtttgtcgccatcttgtattctaCACAACGTTTTTTCAGTAGCGATATAAATAGCATGGTTgcaaccatgacataattaccaggtagtgtacagtAAACatctgagaaaaaatttttctagcGAAATGCACTCTCCGTCAACGTTTTTGGTTGTgtatgtgtattatagttaagaacctaatacacaaacaacgaaaaatggcacgaactagtaacataaacaaaatcaaagttgcactaatcacttattttgacagatagtgcactcaacattttgttgttgggcaactgccccTACGTGTATATCTTGGCTGCAGCCGAATATTTCGCTAGagatcaggattcactgaattattagtgaatcctggctagagatgaatactcagcttaaatgTTTACTGGAAATTACCTGACCATGGTTGAATTAACAaggttgcccaacaacaacgaaattaaCTATACAACCCTGTGATgatggtggcgcaaattcccactaggctgTAAAATTTCTGGACAGTTTCTAACTTACATTCTAGTTTTATTTGGAGTATCATGTGATGCAGCCACAAGATTAAAAGATTTATGATTAAAAACTtgcaaattataaattaaaacaattaaaatgtgaGAAAAggaacaaaacataaaaaaaaattaatatccaAACCGTGGCGAaacaaaggtggtctcatttacACAACAACTATTAATCATATGCTGCAATCCGCCatattgccatcaagctgatcgacgttttaaTTTGTGTGCGcctgtgtatacgtgtgcgtacatgagcagagaatatgcgcgaaagaagatgacaacaaaaaGAAGCAAACAAAAACCTGGCATCTtcataccgtcaaacctgaccGGCTGTGAAAGGCTGTCCGCGTGAGACCACTTTTTTAAATCCACCTTGAATCCAAACCAAGTATCTGAGGTTCTAGTGGGATTTGAAAACAACTCTGGAGTTGGACAATTCCAACAGCTGGGCAAGTGAGCCAACCTTGTTATTTCAACCATGTAGCTGACCAGACCTAATGTTTTTACGTTGCTTTAACAACTAACCGGCCCAAAACCGAAACATACTGGAAATCAGCTGGTCTTTTTAAAGTAAACAAGCGCCTTTTAACGGATATTAAACAGAAAGCTACAGAAATATATTagcgaaaattttatgaattttgggAAACATTTAATtgtaaatattaatattttctgattgtctgataattttttcttaattatcTGTTTCAGTGAGTATGAGTTCTTTAGCCGATATATTTGGTGATTTGGAGGATAAAATCGAGGACCTACAGCGTGATACTaagttttgtttaaataattaCGACTACCACCACAAAAACAATGAATACCAATTAttggaaaaaatgcaaaagatACTCGATGAATGTGCTCCAGatgcagaaaaatttcaaaaaaacatgCACAAATTCAGGGATACAATTGAGATTGCACGCAAAAGATGTCTGGAAGTGGATaaacttttgaatgaatttaaCATTAAACCTGATCATGGCGATAGGAATAACACCACTAAGTCCTTTGGTCATAGTAGCAGTTTCATCGAAGGGGATGTGTCTGCAGAGGGGGAGGACAATAAAGAGAATTTAATTTGATAAATATACATAAACATTTACTTTCATTAGGTCTCATAAGAAtactatttgtttttttttttaataacaaacaTATCGCTTTCATGTaatctttcgtcattttgttttatatttatttgcTAATTTCAGAGGCAAAACAAAtttggtggttataaaaatcgaattctttgaaaaattctaacaaattttgtccaagAAACCATGAGTCTAAATTAAAATTATCCTTATCCTGTATTGGCGCACAGGAGAGAGCGACCAAAGCCGAAAAAATGATCGCAGTTATTCGAAAACAAGGATAATCAACATatacttgcacagttgttacagTCATAATTTGCTGCATTGGGATCGCTTACGAAGTAGACGAAGGGGCTGGCTTTAATACACAATTACGTGCAGTACAGATCTATATGACCTGTGATTCACGCTCATAATGTATAGGCCAGCCTGCTGCCGGCTTTAATGCTCTTCACCATTCAAGGCATTCTACCTTAATTAGCAACCACAGCAGCATGGCTTTTTCGGAGCAGATTGAAAGTTACAGGTTTAGTACAATGAACGAGAATACCACCACCAAAAATATGTATGATTGCAGCAGTTCCCAAGACATTATTGCCTGCATCACACAGGCTAGatctttgagctccaatctgtgtggtgttgttcgttatcacgagaagcttagctaccgggcgcgtccacaggttgcagatagttaCAGAGTGGCTGCAGTTgtagacaatcagcggtatcgagtggaaagTCTCAGTTAGAGGCCGGTGGCATcggttcttgcttaaatactgagtgcctatgatgctcgaaacGATAAGGCGAGATATtgacgccttcaaataaccaacagccatcatgttcccgcggcgatagtCGTATAGACCAGAACGATCTTACCTTCCTACCGaacaagcttgacgaggatcgccacctctacaCCGCCAACGctacaataataacaaaattgAGCATCCCGAGAACGACAAAGCGAGGAGAAGAGCCACCTGTTACATACCATGACCAATGTGGGCCGCAGGGGCCAGCGAGATCCAATGAAGAAACCTACAGGCTTGCCAAAAAGAGGCATTAGTGGCCTTTAAAAACTGCCAACAGATAACAAAAACTGACCAACCACACATAAGACCAAGATTAGTAAGGTTTATGTTCATTGGGAACTTCTGACTAAACAATTTCTTCTAAACTACTACCGGAGGACTCATCCTAACTTTGAACTCACCAAGCGGAAAATTCCTACCTATAAGAACAATAATAATTTGTATGCTTAAGAAGGTAATTCATTAACACCTCGCCGATCCGCTCACAACCGTCTTAAACAAAGTGGGTTTGCAATACGCCCGTAAACCAttgctgcaactgcagtcgtgcACTACCAGTGGTATCGAGTGGACAGTCTCAGTCAGGGgcgccggctcttgcttaaatagtGAGTGCTTATGatattcgatatgacaaggcgagttgctGTCCACAAcgttcccggcacgggataactaggagcatcacacaggctggaactttgagctcttcgttattacgagaagcttagctgggagctaccgggcgcgtccacaggttgcggatagtggaatgctctatacggagtagctgcaactgcagccgtagacaatcagcggtttcgagtggagagtctcagtgagaggccgggtggcaccggatcttgcttaaatactgggTGCCTATGATGATCGATACGACAATGCGAGTTATTGCGATCAGTCGTAtgcaccggaacgagcttgctcgcctattagggcttaacgaggatcgccacctccacatgcaaatgtgactaaaacaacaacatatatatgtcctttacaattggagtatattaaatatattacaataaaatacaatcccatggcagccggttgtacgtaccggattgacccgatggaatattcatcggcaagggctgccgcctcagtgtacgtgttcgtcttttttcgtcatgggagaggcacatcccggagtgccttctccgtatgcttttggtccgtgccgggattgaaaagaaccccggaccctggttctgttccgtttgccagaaccgccttcatcatcggtcagtgtcggtgaggtgtaacaggtgcttggagtgggtacatttccgttcttgctctggcctaacttcgctacgggagtatagtcatactggctatgtcgctaggtgctgtgcgaacacagccagcagtgggtcacaagcgtcgccgtcgtcgccttcggcgtcctcgtcgtcggactatgtgacccccccgacctctcccgtacggcaatttatgcaaagacagcaccctagccctactattgccaggccagtgtcgggaaatgtatcgttcctgcagttaaactgcaatggactgcgaggcaagattgatgagattgtggattttatgagtcggaagagcatatcggtcgcagcgatccaggagacaaagctgactaacacctgcagcttgcacagttgtcacggctacaatgtgctacgtaaggatcgctcaaggaatggaggtgggggattggccttcgttatacaccattccgtgcagtatagacctatctcgcctgcgcttgacgctagtgacccatacatggaatgtatgggggtagcagtcaagtctggtactgccgagatagagatatacaacgtgtatataccgccggttggcagctgtgtcccgattaatggccaggcctacagccccgacataagtgggttgctatctggccatagtcgtctggttctgggggatttcaatgcacatcactcgtcatggcattctcccctaggcaacgaccagcgtggcatagctttggcagagcagatagatagctccacgttttgcacggtgaatgaggatgcccccactaggattacgaggaggtgcagcagctcgccagacatctcaatcgcatcccctgatctcctgagtgacgtatcctggcaagccgtcatctctttggggtcagaccacctccccataatcctcaccatcgaccgaccacccgacttcataacctctgagcgccgaacgttcatcaactataagaaggccaattggactggcttcagagagtataccaatcgccgcttcaatgaactgccacccccctctgatgtgcttgtggccgagaggaaattccgagacatcatcaacgcagcagccgctcgctttataccagccggtcgaataccgcaagtgcgacccaatttcccggcgcaagcagtggtactcgcagacgagcgtgatgggattcgtgctatggaccccgctaaccccagaatcagcgagctgaatctggaaataaacagggtagtcaacgaacataagcggaatttgtggctggaacacttggagcaatgtaacttaggcaccggtgcaggcaaattgtgggccactgttaagtctctctcgaaccccggtagacgggacgacaggacctcagtcacttttggcgagttaaccgtgactgatccgaagagatgcgccaggttgttcaaccgtcaatttatcgtgcatcccgagagagacagggcaaggaggagagccattcgccgtattcgtggtctccgagccgatgaacagccatcacaatttaccgtgggcgaagttacaaatgtcatccgtggcgccaaatcttccaaggcgttgggccccgacggaatctctacattgatgctgaagaatctggatttacctggagttgagtaccttaccactgtccttaacctgtcattgaacactcttatagttcccgatgtctggaaaatgggcagagtgatcccgctactgaagcctggtaaagacccgagtttgggggagtcgtacagaccgatctcccttctctcaccagtggctaagacgcttgaggcattactcctcccgagcctcgtaggagaatttccattcgccgagcatcaacacggatttcggagactgcacagcacaacaacagctttgcatgccatcaccacacacatttgccgtggcttcaatcaacccaggccatgtgataggacggtcctcgtggcattggacctatcgaaggcattcgacacggtcagccatgccaaattatttgaggacatcgccaacacgtccctccagccaggccttaaacgttgggtcgcgaattatctgtgtggccgccagtcatttgtggaatttagggataagaagtcaaaacaccgtagagtgaaacagggagttccccaaggcggggtgatatctccggctctgtttaacctctacctttcctccatcccacctcctccagacggcatagagatcgtatcatatgcggacgactgtacgatcttggcatcaggccccccacccattgatgacatctgcgataggctgaacgtctacctcaacgagcttgcctcatatttcgctgcaagaaatctgaagatatccgccaccaaatcttcagccacactgttcactacaaatacgcgtgaggtgaattctgagctgactgtgatggtcgatggagaattgattccgaccatcaagtgtcccaaaatacttggcgtcacatttgacagctcctacaccttctccccacatgccacagcaatctgcaataaagtcaaaagtagaaacaaggtcctcaagtcactcgccggcagcacttggggtgcagacaaagaaaccttgttgaccacgtacaaagcaattggccggtctgtggtaagttatgcagcgccagtgtggtcacgtcagctttgtgacacgcagtggaataatattcagatctgtcagaatgccgccctccgaactgcgacgggctgcctccttagttctcatgtggaccacctccaccaggagacaaagatcctaccagtgcgaagacataactacatgctgtctaagcaataccttttgggctgttatcgcagaaatcatccaaatcatcatcttgtggatagatacccaccgcccagaagccttaaggtagatctacatgatctagagcgtgaggtccagcgctacaagagagaacctctagatcaagcggcatatcaagcgggtctgaacaacattcatgcagacacggtagcagacgcgttaactggctaccgggtgaatgtagtccttggagtacgaccgccacccattgcacccgaagaaatcgacctcccccggcaaaccagagtgattctggctcaattacgttccggcagatgcagccgcctcaattcccacagagctaggattgatgccgacgtgcaagatgtatgtcccgactgtaaccagggaccgcacgatacacgtcacctgtttaactgcccggccagacccactcgactcagacccagatccctgtggacgcaccccatcttagtcgcggagttcctgggtcttgacactcaacagaatcaagcagacgaaagatagtacacaataaactgctacaacaacaacaacaacaacaataaaatatggccaatagtaaactgttcagtgtgaacatagggcatcaaAAAGCTCTCTCCATCGACctctatcgttggccaaagccttggcttgattcctcgatatatgggttgattccaactctctCTTCGTACAGCAGATCCATGTGGTATTCAGGCGTCCCCTCCCTCGCTGTCCTTCCGGGTTCCAGTAGACACATTTCTCGCTACATCATCGCGAGGTCGGCGTAGAATATGACACAACCATGTCCATTTTCTTTTCCAGATTTCAGCATTGACAGGGCAAGTATTTATtgttatttgcaatttttcatttgaaataaggtttggccagaaaattcgaagtatttgcTGTAAGCAAcgatttatgaaaacttggactttacgggtagtcgcttgtgtcaagctccaagttatacaaccatataataaaaaagatttcacactactgttgaagatcctgacttttgttgttgtagcagtgtgttgtacactgaagcgggagcccttgccgatgaagtaatccatcgggccaatccgttacgtacaaccggctgccatgggattgagatttgtattatgtgagatgtcattgtatctccaaactttgttgtGTTTAAGAAAGACACTTCTTAGCCTTGTTGATACGTACGCGTTTGTCTGCCTTtgccatcgggtcaatccggtacgtacaaccggctgccatgggattgatcaaTCTGGTTTTTCCTATATTTATTCTCAGACCTACTTTCgcagcattttcattcaatcGTTCCAGTTTCGCCTTATGTGCTCGAAGCGATGCACAAAGAGCCATATAGCATCCGCGTAGTCGATGTCTCCGAGGAAGTCGTTAATATCCCCGCGTATGCCATAGGGTGCCTCAGCATAAGTTGCTTCTAATACGGAGtcttacaaaattaaaaatagcttATTTCCTATTTAAAAGGTAACAGGGCCCCTACAAGAACTCAGGTCCAATAAAGATCCAGATGGTTAGCAACCTAAACTCGTATCTTTCGAGATTAGATGATATTATTCCTGATATCTGTCCAGCATAAGACAGGAATCTATAGCACCGACATCCTGTCAGAGCCACTGTGAAccgtcaatcccatggcagccggttgtaagtaccggattgacccgaagtAGTCCTTAATAGGCAAGGGCTGCCTTCTCAGTGAACAACAACTGTGAACCGCTCCAATTGAAGGAGCCAGATTTCTCGAGCTAGATCTGGAAACCATGGCCGGTTGAAAAGTCTCAGGCTATCACCGTCCAGAGACTTCAGAATGGATCTGCATGATGTACATTGGGAAGTTATGCGCTACCAAAGGTAGCCTCTAGATCAAGCTGCATATAAAGCGGGCTTAAATGCCATTCACGAGAATATGATTGGAAAGCTACCGCGTGAATGCAGTTCTTGAGGACTATCCGACGTCCGCAGCATATGAAGAAccgacaaaccagagtagttataGTTCAATTACATTCCGGCAGTTGCAGTCGCTCAATTAATACTCGACTTTAGTCGCTAGTAAAGTCTTCTCATAAATGAGGTGTTCCTCCGATGCCGAACTCGGTCCCTAACGGGAAT includes:
- the LOC106086961 gene encoding extracellular matrix-binding protein ebh, with product MSHWLTLIEIVQKICGENPEIEEILNETERLHKEKQLLQNELKESERENTRLQIELFNVKAMIEPPNHNPNEAPCEQTYSQLTTNCVALRFNIMQIDFMKILQCNHMQMEQNFRHEMQQIHDMTMSLSPLYEQMEQRDVVQRYRTAQLAYKESKEELEKVQSSLEKCTREGLKRLNNAKEKSNKLIVSLVQSCKNLNDLKQKFQQLKKYEEKLKNLQQKKLELMSKLENAKINNFGVLMPCKSTTRNSTSSLPSPYLQTFKNDNPKLPTFAEIMNSINTDLTKFEMESEITVIENTTNIMVKSILRNSQDSLMEINQSFTTKHTKHVQFKKPLEEKFEYNGATDTTVSDSSSDETHIDVVMPQLNQLFKELGEIELETDIYQISSDDESAKDEGATNVTVTKQKKNIVENMASKSPIQPTHSQGDDKSEEMSPSNDNNKTKEVAPVLKDTENLSSNKPKLDILECVVLKPSSQFAYNEAADASKENVLKELDYKIDEDKTKHSSDEEIMSPPTIQDGESFAQSFYQELLSPSQIELSEPESDTSSTSKDVFKDFSSYLNAVKIETTNTENNVSRNKNRPNSSLNFASNGDDKNPSSNNDFLDFMNFDTTTSFNLTSNDEDEKGGGAMDFLFS